One part of the Thermodesulfovibrionales bacterium genome encodes these proteins:
- the pheS gene encoding phenylalanine--tRNA ligase subunit alpha, translating to MSDIKDAFLKELDSATSAPELQQLKVKYTGKKGLVTAKLKLLSEIPSDERPAYGKTVNELREFIEREIGMRETRLKDLSLARQMSAEAIDVTLPGKYISPGKMHPISRVLQEIIEIFVSMGFETEVGPEVELDYYNFEALNIPKDHPARDMQDTFYISDDVILRTHTSPVQVRTMEKSKPPLKFIAPGKVYRCDADVSHTPMFHQVEGLMVDTDIAFSDLKGVLEIFVRRMFTKDTPVRFRPSFFPFTEPSAEVDIGCILCSGAGCRVCKGTGWLEVLGSGMVHPHVFEMAGYDPEIYTGFAFGMGVERLTMLKYGIDDIRMFYENDIRFLRQF from the coding sequence ATGAGTGATATCAAGGATGCATTCCTCAAGGAACTGGACTCCGCGACCTCAGCCCCGGAGCTCCAGCAGCTGAAGGTCAAATATACCGGTAAGAAGGGGCTCGTGACCGCGAAACTCAAACTCCTTTCCGAGATCCCTTCCGATGAGAGACCAGCCTACGGGAAAACGGTCAACGAGCTCAGGGAATTCATAGAGCGCGAGATAGGAATGCGGGAGACCCGTCTGAAGGATCTCTCACTCGCACGGCAAATGAGCGCTGAAGCAATTGATGTAACCCTTCCGGGCAAGTATATCTCTCCGGGGAAGATGCATCCCATAAGCAGGGTTCTTCAGGAGATTATCGAGATATTCGTAAGCATGGGATTCGAGACAGAGGTCGGTCCCGAAGTCGAACTCGATTACTATAACTTCGAGGCCCTCAATATTCCGAAAGACCATCCTGCCAGGGACATGCAGGACACGTTTTATATAAGCGACGATGTCATCCTCAGGACCCATACGTCACCGGTGCAGGTGAGAACCATGGAAAAATCAAAACCCCCGCTGAAGTTCATCGCACCGGGCAAGGTCTACCGATGCGATGCCGATGTCTCCCACACCCCGATGTTCCATCAGGTGGAGGGTCTCATGGTAGACACGGATATAGCGTTCAGCGACCTCAAGGGGGTCCTCGAGATATTCGTCCGGAGGATGTTCACAAAGGATACGCCGGTCCGTTTCCGACCGAGCTTCTTTCCTTTCACCGAACCGAGTGCCGAGGTCGATATCGGCTGCATCCTCTGTTCAGGGGCGGGATGCAGGGTCTGCAAAGGCACCGGATGGCTTGAAGTGCTCGGGTCGGGCATGGTACATCCCCATGTCTTCGAGATGGCGGGGTATGACCCCGAAATCTATACCGGCTTCGCCTTCGGCATGGGCGTTGAAAGGCTCACGATGCTCAAGTACGGCATTGATGATATCAGGATGTTCTACGAGAACGACATACGCTTCCTGAGACAGTTTTGA